One genomic segment of Lysobacter sp. 5GHs7-4 includes these proteins:
- a CDS encoding type VI secretion system tube protein Hcp codes for MAINEKYEANKQPISAFLNIDNKAIKGESHVEKYKDEIELSSVRWNIKQPKSATVSSSGGQSAARSVFEGIEFVKSADLASTGLFQAAANGTVWAKIRLALTRQDGKEGQHIEYCVIEALNVVVSEVEVRNGADGVLEEHVRLNVGAIKQTYTQMLPKGGAGGNAVAQYSFALAKPTYSV; via the coding sequence ATGGCTATCAACGAGAAGTACGAAGCGAACAAGCAGCCCATCAGCGCGTTCCTCAACATCGACAACAAGGCCATCAAGGGCGAGTCGCATGTCGAGAAGTACAAGGACGAGATCGAACTGTCCTCGGTACGCTGGAACATCAAGCAGCCCAAGTCGGCCACCGTGTCGTCGTCGGGCGGGCAGAGCGCGGCCCGTTCGGTGTTCGAGGGCATCGAGTTCGTCAAGAGCGCCGACCTGGCCTCGACCGGACTGTTCCAGGCGGCCGCCAACGGCACCGTGTGGGCCAAGATCCGACTGGCGCTGACCCGCCAGGACGGCAAGGAAGGCCAGCACATCGAATATTGCGTGATCGAAGCGCTCAACGTCGTGGTCAGCGAAGTTGAAGTGCGTAACGGCGCGGACGGCGTGCTGGAAGAACACGTCCGGCTGAACGTGGGCGCGATCAAGCAGACCTACACCCAGATGCTGCCCAAGGGCGGTGCGGGTGGCAATGCGGTGGCGCAGTACAGCTTCGCCCTGGCGAAGCCGACCTACAGCGTCTGA
- the tssB gene encoding type VI secretion system contractile sheath small subunit → MAKKESIQKKLQKVRPPRVQLTYDVEKGDAIEQKEIPFVVGVLGDFSGKPEQALPKIKDRKFVNVDMDNFDQVLEATAPRAAFRVPNKIGDNGGEFAVEMKFKTLDDFRPEAVVEQVEPLRKLLEARTKLADLRNKMAGNEKLEDLLSDVLSNTEQLKKLSNEGQE, encoded by the coding sequence ATGGCGAAGAAGGAAAGCATCCAGAAGAAGCTGCAGAAGGTGCGGCCTCCGCGCGTTCAGCTTACCTACGACGTGGAGAAGGGCGACGCCATCGAGCAGAAGGAGATCCCCTTCGTGGTCGGCGTGCTCGGCGACTTCAGCGGCAAGCCCGAACAGGCGCTGCCGAAGATCAAGGACCGCAAGTTCGTCAACGTCGACATGGACAACTTCGATCAGGTGCTCGAGGCGACGGCGCCCCGCGCGGCGTTTCGGGTGCCCAACAAGATCGGCGACAACGGCGGCGAGTTCGCCGTCGAGATGAAGTTCAAGACCCTCGACGATTTCCGCCCCGAAGCGGTGGTGGAGCAGGTCGAACCCTTGCGCAAGCTGTTGGAGGCCCGCACCAAGCTGGCCGACCTGCGCAACAAGATGGCCGGCAACGAAAAGCTCGAAGACCTGCTCAGCGACGTGCTGAGCAACACCGAGCAGCTCAAGAAGCTCAGCAACGAAGGCCAGGAGTGA
- the tssA gene encoding type VI secretion system protein TssA encodes MTSVEELLAPISDVSPAGEDLSFSADFDAVVEARRADDPTLEQGEWVTDLKSADWPGVAHRCSKLLRERSKDLRLASWLAEAQMQIHSYAGLADGLRLMTGLLERYWDDVHPQMEDGDLEQRVGNVTWLLANAELWVRRLPLVQSSQGRYGLVDFEAARNRRSDSDPGNGLSMERFDAARRDTPHAFYVRLAATVPDCQEALAALEQVVDARLGRDSPSFASLREQMQLVREATMRFAREAGVLLDGGADGSAGAAFAESSAPAERIVHVVPAAAPADFNAAIGNRREAIAQLRRVAEFFRQTEPHSPVAYLAEKAARWGEMPLHVWLKRVVKDHSTLEHMLETLDAEPGTHED; translated from the coding sequence ATGACCTCCGTGGAAGAACTGCTCGCCCCTATTTCCGACGTCTCCCCGGCCGGCGAAGACCTGTCCTTCTCCGCCGATTTCGACGCGGTGGTCGAGGCGCGCCGCGCCGACGATCCGACCTTGGAACAAGGCGAATGGGTGACGGATCTCAAGTCCGCCGACTGGCCCGGCGTGGCCCACCGCTGCAGCAAGCTGCTGCGCGAGCGCAGCAAGGATCTGCGCCTGGCGTCGTGGCTGGCCGAGGCGCAGATGCAGATCCATTCCTATGCCGGACTGGCCGACGGACTGCGCCTGATGACCGGTTTGCTCGAGCGCTACTGGGACGACGTGCATCCGCAGATGGAGGATGGCGATCTGGAGCAGCGCGTCGGCAACGTCACCTGGTTGCTGGCCAATGCCGAATTGTGGGTGCGCCGGCTGCCGTTGGTGCAGTCGTCGCAGGGCCGCTACGGCCTGGTGGATTTCGAGGCCGCGCGCAACCGCCGCAGCGACAGCGATCCGGGCAATGGCCTGTCGATGGAGCGCTTCGATGCCGCCCGGCGCGACACGCCGCACGCCTTCTATGTGCGTCTGGCCGCGACGGTGCCCGATTGCCAGGAGGCCCTGGCCGCGCTGGAGCAGGTGGTGGACGCGCGGCTGGGCCGCGACAGTCCCAGCTTCGCCAGCCTGCGCGAACAGATGCAGTTGGTGCGCGAGGCGACGATGCGCTTCGCCCGCGAGGCCGGCGTGCTGCTGGACGGCGGCGCCGACGGTTCCGCCGGCGCGGCCTTCGCCGAGTCGTCGGCACCCGCCGAGCGCATCGTCCACGTCGTACCCGCGGCCGCGCCGGCCGACTTCAACGCCGCGATCGGCAACCGCCGCGAAGCCATCGCGCAGTTGCGGCGCGTGGCCGAATTCTTCCGTCAGACCGAACCGCACAGCCCGGTCGCCTACCTGGCCGAGAAAGCCGCACGCTGGGGCGAGATGCCGCTGCATGTCTGGCTCAAGCGCGTGGTCAAGGATCACTCCACCCTGGAGCACATGCTGGAGACGCTGGACGCCGAGCCGGGAACCCACGAAGACTGA
- the tssE gene encoding type VI secretion system baseplate subunit TssE: protein MKGLEPSLLERLFDDEPRSPGAAGMFKTLSLDQYKESVARDLESLLNSRAAFSEELLKAYPHCQQSVMTYGLVDFSSMSLANAFERVAICRSLEQAIARHEPRLHNVRVALERNGRGAGGLHFAIHGLLDVQPAREPVSFDAMLQPTTLQYSVSRLRRPAVA from the coding sequence ATGAAAGGACTCGAACCCAGCCTGCTCGAACGCCTGTTCGACGATGAACCCCGTAGTCCCGGTGCGGCTGGCATGTTCAAGACGCTGTCGCTCGATCAGTACAAGGAATCCGTGGCCCGCGACCTGGAAAGCCTGCTCAACAGCCGTGCGGCGTTTTCCGAAGAGTTGCTGAAGGCCTATCCGCATTGCCAGCAATCGGTGATGACCTACGGCCTGGTCGATTTCTCCTCGATGAGCCTGGCCAACGCGTTCGAGCGCGTGGCGATCTGCCGCTCGCTGGAACAAGCCATCGCGCGCCACGAGCCGCGCCTGCACAACGTGCGCGTCGCCTTGGAGCGCAACGGCCGTGGGGCAGGGGGCCTGCACTTCGCCATACACGGCCTGCTGGACGTGCAACCGGCGCGCGAACCGGTCAGCTTCGACGCAATGCTGCAACCCACCACGCTGCAGTACTCGGTGAGCCGCTTGCGCCGGCCGGCGGTCGCGTGA
- the tssF gene encoding type VI secretion system baseplate subunit TssF, giving the protein MEDLLPYYERELAFLRRHGKEFAERYPKIAGRLLMSGDGSQDPHVERLVESFALLTARVSKKIEDDYPEFTDALLEVLYPHYLRPFPSCSIVRFDLDSQLGKLSQAARVARGTLLNSQPVRGVSCKFRTSYEVVLAPIRVKAARFNAIADVPMATTLPPGSGAQISLSFELLGNDAAQAMQGIDRLRLFTDGEPSFVATLRDALALNVRTAYLELADSGRWHKLAGVPLQQAGFADDESLIDYPDRSHPAYRLLTEVFAYPEKFGFFDLDLRALRQAGAGQLFTVHLILKAEAADSPVSRALETLGPDNVLTGCTPVTNLFAQQGEPIRVTHRTATYPVVADSRRAFAYEVHSIDTVARVRQTPQGEHITEFRPFYSLHHGETPSQTGQYWLAHRDENVARTSPGYETELSFVDLDFDPTLPQTDVVSLRLTCSNRDLPTQLPHGPQSAPLLQDGGGLARAITLLRKPSRPLRFERGRAAHWRLISHLSLNHLSLTGSGLPAFKEMLRLYDMARSAVSNRQIDGIVGIRHEPTTAWLPGKHFTSVVRGLHIKVTIDEQSFVGAGISAFAAVLDRFFGLYVHANSFTQLTLLSAHSGEVIVQCLPRSGESILV; this is encoded by the coding sequence ATGGAAGACCTGCTTCCGTACTACGAACGCGAACTCGCCTTCCTGCGCCGCCACGGCAAGGAGTTCGCCGAACGCTATCCCAAGATCGCCGGCCGCCTGCTGATGTCCGGCGACGGCAGCCAGGATCCGCACGTCGAACGCCTGGTCGAGTCCTTCGCGCTGCTGACCGCGCGCGTGTCCAAGAAGATCGAGGACGACTACCCCGAATTCACCGACGCCTTGCTGGAAGTGCTGTACCCGCACTACCTGCGGCCGTTTCCGTCCTGTTCGATCGTGCGCTTCGACCTGGACAGCCAATTGGGCAAGCTGAGCCAGGCCGCCCGGGTGGCGCGCGGCACCTTGCTCAATTCCCAGCCGGTGCGCGGCGTGAGCTGCAAGTTCCGCACCAGCTACGAGGTGGTGCTGGCGCCGATCCGGGTCAAGGCGGCGCGCTTCAACGCCATCGCCGACGTGCCCATGGCCACGACCCTGCCGCCGGGCAGCGGCGCGCAAATCTCCCTCAGCTTCGAACTGCTGGGCAACGACGCGGCCCAGGCCATGCAGGGCATCGACCGCCTGCGGCTGTTCACCGACGGCGAGCCCTCGTTCGTCGCCACCTTGCGCGATGCGCTGGCGCTGAACGTGCGCACGGCCTACCTGGAGCTCGCCGACAGCGGGCGCTGGCACAAGCTGGCCGGCGTGCCCTTACAGCAGGCCGGTTTCGCCGACGATGAGTCGCTGATCGACTATCCGGATCGCTCGCATCCGGCCTACCGTCTGCTGACGGAAGTGTTCGCCTATCCGGAGAAGTTCGGCTTCTTCGACCTGGACCTGCGCGCCTTGCGCCAGGCCGGCGCCGGCCAGCTGTTCACCGTGCACCTCATCCTCAAGGCCGAGGCCGCCGACTCGCCGGTGTCGCGGGCGTTGGAGACGCTGGGGCCGGACAACGTGCTGACCGGCTGCACGCCGGTGACCAACCTGTTCGCGCAGCAGGGCGAACCGATCCGCGTCACCCACCGCACGGCCACGTACCCGGTGGTGGCCGACTCGCGCCGCGCCTTCGCCTACGAAGTGCATTCGATCGATACGGTGGCGCGCGTGCGGCAGACGCCGCAGGGCGAACACATCACCGAGTTTCGCCCGTTCTATTCGCTGCACCACGGCGAAACGCCCAGCCAGACCGGGCAGTACTGGCTGGCGCATCGCGACGAGAACGTCGCCCGCACCAGCCCCGGCTACGAAACCGAACTGTCCTTCGTCGACCTGGACTTCGATCCCACGCTGCCGCAGACCGACGTGGTCAGCCTGCGGCTGACCTGCAGCAATCGCGACCTGCCCACGCAGCTGCCGCACGGCCCGCAAAGCGCGCCGCTGCTGCAGGACGGCGGCGGCCTGGCGCGCGCGATCACGCTGCTGCGCAAACCGAGCCGGCCCTTGCGGTTCGAGCGCGGCCGCGCCGCGCACTGGCGCTTGATCTCGCACCTCTCGCTCAATCACCTGTCGCTGACCGGCAGCGGCCTGCCGGCGTTCAAGGAAATGCTGCGCCTGTACGACATGGCGCGCTCGGCGGTGTCCAACCGGCAGATCGACGGCATCGTCGGCATCCGTCACGAGCCCACCACCGCCTGGTTGCCCGGCAAGCATTTCACCAGCGTGGTGCGCGGCCTGCATATCAAGGTCACCATCGACGAGCAAAGCTTCGTCGGCGCTGGCATATCCGCGTTCGCCGCGGTGCTGGACCGGTTCTTCGGCCTGTACGTGCACGCGAACAGCTTCACCCAACTCACGCTGCTGTCCGCCCATAGCGGCGAGGTAATCGTCCAATGCCTTCCACGAAGCGGCGAATCGATCCTGGTGTAG
- the tssK gene encoding type VI secretion system baseplate subunit TssK, translating to MSKVFWGEGLFLRPQHFQRQDAYHEARLQDVAAALHPYGWGVRSVRFDEQSLATGTLRALQLSLIFPDGEIYHAPADDELPEPLALTGLPAGVQHTTVHLALPLLKDHGGNCATAGESSASRFVQASHATSDLYTDAAEAELSYLRKSVRLLTSEEPRDPFSTVPIARVRRTSTGGFELDDSFIAPSLAIAASPVLQLELRRLLDVLQAKVDALYGHHREPSQHVIEFRSGDIASFWLLHTANSAFAALAHLFRHPGLHPERLFAELLRLAGALLTFSKSYALADLPGYDHAKPQDGFDRLFSMIRELIDTVISARYFQIALNEVKPSFHLGRLDSQKIDEKSQFYVGVSADLPGPELVQTVPVRFKIGAPDDVEKCVLSALPGVKLAHVPQVPAAIPVRPGSHYFALEPRGPLYERMLKSQSAMIYVPAGVRDLKMELIVLAP from the coding sequence ATGTCCAAAGTATTCTGGGGCGAGGGATTGTTCCTGCGTCCGCAGCATTTCCAGCGGCAGGATGCGTACCACGAAGCGCGCTTGCAGGATGTCGCCGCGGCGCTGCATCCCTACGGCTGGGGCGTGCGCTCGGTGCGTTTCGACGAGCAGAGCCTGGCCACCGGCACCTTGCGCGCGTTGCAGCTGTCGCTGATCTTTCCGGACGGTGAGATTTATCACGCCCCAGCGGACGACGAACTGCCCGAGCCGCTGGCGCTGACCGGCCTGCCCGCGGGCGTTCAGCACACCACCGTGCATCTGGCGCTGCCGCTGTTGAAGGACCACGGTGGCAACTGCGCGACCGCCGGCGAGTCGTCCGCGTCCCGCTTCGTGCAGGCCAGCCACGCGACCAGCGACCTGTACACGGACGCGGCCGAAGCCGAGTTGTCCTACCTGCGCAAGAGCGTGCGCCTGCTCACCAGCGAGGAGCCGCGCGATCCGTTCAGCACGGTGCCGATCGCGCGGGTGCGGCGCACGTCCACCGGCGGATTCGAGCTCGACGACAGCTTCATCGCGCCCAGCCTCGCCATCGCCGCCTCGCCGGTGCTGCAGCTGGAGCTGCGGCGCCTGCTCGATGTGTTGCAGGCCAAGGTCGACGCGCTGTACGGCCATCATCGCGAGCCGTCGCAGCATGTGATCGAGTTCCGTTCCGGCGACATCGCCTCGTTCTGGCTGCTGCACACCGCCAATTCCGCGTTCGCGGCGCTGGCGCACCTGTTCCGGCATCCGGGCCTGCATCCGGAGCGCCTGTTCGCCGAACTGCTGCGGCTGGCCGGCGCGCTGCTGACCTTCTCCAAGAGTTATGCGCTGGCCGACCTGCCGGGCTACGACCATGCCAAGCCGCAGGACGGCTTCGACCGGCTGTTCTCGATGATCCGCGAGCTGATCGACACCGTGATCTCGGCGCGCTACTTCCAGATCGCGCTGAACGAGGTCAAGCCTTCGTTCCACCTGGGCCGGCTGGATTCGCAGAAGATCGACGAGAAATCGCAGTTCTACGTTGGCGTCTCGGCCGATCTGCCGGGCCCGGAGCTGGTGCAGACGGTGCCGGTGCGGTTCAAGATCGGCGCCCCGGACGACGTGGAGAAGTGCGTGCTGTCGGCCTTGCCCGGCGTGAAGCTGGCGCACGTGCCGCAGGTGCCGGCGGCCATTCCAGTGCGTCCGGGCAGCCACTACTTCGCGCTGGAACCGCGCGGCCCGTTGTACGAGCGCATGCTGAAATCGCAGTCGGCGATGATCTACGTGCCTGCCGGCGTGCGCGATCTGAAGATGGAACTGATCGTGCTGGCGCCCTAA
- the tssC gene encoding type VI secretion system contractile sheath large subunit, whose amino-acid sequence MTPQATTASQGAADVAELGLLDQIVEQSKVAKSSTEHQRAKDLISELAKEVLEGTVVVSDNLGATLDARIAELDGIISEQVSAIMHHPEYQQLESSWRGLHYLCSQTSTGTSLKIKMFNSPKRDMVKDFKSAIDFDQSALFKKVYEEEFGTFGGSPFGTLIGDYQLGRSPEDMYFIEQMSHVAAAAHAPFISAASEELFGLESFTDLGKPRDLAKIFDTVEYAKWKSFRDGEDSRYVGLTLPRFLGRLPYNPKDGTTVEGFNFVEDVDGADHSKYLWCNTAYAFATRLTQAFENHGWCAAIRGVEGGGLVEDLPTHTFRTDDGEVALKCPTEIAITDRREKELSDLGFIPLVHCKNTDYAAFFGAQSAQKARKYNTDAANANSSLSAQLQYIFSISRIAHYLKAMMREKIGSFASAGNVEEFLNRWIAQYVLLDDNGSQEAKAQHPLREASIQVSEVPGRPGVYRAVAFLRPHFQLDELSVSLRLVAELPAGSNKG is encoded by the coding sequence ATGACCCCGCAAGCAACCACCGCGTCCCAGGGCGCCGCGGACGTCGCCGAACTCGGCCTGCTCGACCAGATCGTCGAGCAGAGCAAGGTGGCGAAGTCGAGCACCGAGCATCAGCGCGCCAAGGACCTCATTTCCGAGTTGGCCAAGGAGGTGCTGGAAGGCACGGTCGTGGTCTCGGACAACCTGGGCGCCACGCTGGACGCGCGCATCGCCGAGCTGGACGGGATCATTTCCGAACAGGTCAGCGCGATCATGCACCACCCGGAGTACCAGCAGCTGGAAAGCAGCTGGCGCGGCCTGCATTACCTGTGCTCGCAGACCTCCACCGGCACCAGCCTCAAGATCAAGATGTTCAACTCGCCCAAGCGCGACATGGTCAAGGACTTCAAGTCCGCGATCGATTTCGACCAGAGCGCCTTGTTCAAGAAGGTCTACGAGGAGGAGTTCGGCACCTTCGGCGGCTCGCCCTTCGGCACCCTGATCGGCGACTACCAACTCGGCCGCTCGCCGGAGGACATGTACTTCATCGAGCAGATGTCGCACGTGGCCGCGGCCGCGCACGCGCCGTTCATCAGCGCCGCGTCGGAAGAGCTGTTCGGGCTGGAGAGCTTCACCGACCTGGGCAAGCCGCGCGACCTGGCCAAGATCTTCGACACGGTCGAATACGCCAAGTGGAAGTCGTTCCGCGACGGCGAGGACAGCCGCTACGTCGGCCTGACGCTGCCGCGCTTCCTGGGCCGTCTGCCTTACAACCCGAAGGACGGCACCACGGTCGAGGGCTTCAACTTCGTCGAGGACGTCGACGGCGCCGACCACAGCAAGTACCTGTGGTGCAACACTGCCTACGCCTTCGCCACCCGCCTGACCCAGGCCTTCGAGAATCACGGCTGGTGCGCGGCGATCCGCGGCGTCGAGGGCGGCGGCCTGGTCGAGGACCTGCCCACCCACACCTTCCGCACCGACGACGGCGAGGTCGCGCTCAAGTGCCCGACCGAGATCGCCATCACCGATCGCCGCGAGAAGGAACTCAGCGACCTGGGCTTCATCCCCCTGGTCCATTGCAAGAACACCGACTACGCCGCGTTCTTCGGCGCGCAGTCGGCGCAGAAGGCCCGCAAGTACAACACCGACGCGGCCAATGCCAATTCCTCGCTGTCGGCGCAGCTGCAGTACATCTTCTCGATTTCGCGTATCGCCCATTACCTCAAGGCGATGATGCGCGAGAAGATCGGCAGCTTCGCCTCGGCGGGCAATGTCGAGGAGTTCCTGAACCGCTGGATCGCGCAGTACGTGCTGCTCGACGACAACGGCAGTCAGGAAGCCAAGGCGCAACACCCGTTACGCGAAGCTTCGATCCAGGTGTCGGAGGTGCCGGGCCGTCCCGGTGTCTACCGCGCCGTAGCGTTCTTGCGTCCGCACTTCCAACTCGACGAACTGTCGGTGTCGCTGCGCCTGGTGGCGGAGCTGCCGGCCGGTTCGAACAAGGGCTGA
- the tssJ gene encoding type VI secretion system lipoprotein TssJ translates to MDLHSFRHIALAMFCSASVLALSGCGKAMELAGLKTPQPKEKAVPLELLAAQNLNAGNGKKGLALVVKVYQLKSTTAFDQAPYSAFLDENSEKAALGADLVKVTEILVMPGQDHELIERVAPDAGQVGIVALFRTPAAVRWRFTFDTKKAAKSGIRLGLHACAMTTTSAEALTTKLATEVHSLSGAPCPRG, encoded by the coding sequence ATGGACTTGCATTCTTTTCGGCACATTGCACTTGCAATGTTTTGTAGCGCTTCGGTACTCGCGTTGTCCGGTTGCGGCAAAGCCATGGAGCTGGCTGGGCTGAAGACGCCGCAGCCGAAAGAGAAAGCGGTTCCACTGGAATTGCTCGCGGCGCAAAACCTGAATGCAGGTAATGGCAAGAAAGGATTGGCGTTGGTCGTCAAGGTGTATCAGCTCAAGAGCACCACGGCCTTCGACCAGGCGCCCTACTCCGCATTTCTCGACGAGAACAGCGAGAAAGCGGCGCTGGGCGCGGACTTGGTGAAGGTAACTGAGATCCTCGTCATGCCCGGTCAGGATCATGAACTGATCGAGCGCGTCGCGCCCGACGCCGGTCAGGTCGGCATCGTCGCCTTGTTCCGCACGCCCGCCGCGGTGCGCTGGCGGTTCACCTTCGACACCAAGAAGGCGGCCAAGAGCGGCATTCGCCTGGGACTGCATGCCTGCGCGATGACCACCACCAGCGCCGAGGCGCTGACCACGAAGCTGGCGACCGAGGTCCACAGCCTGTCCGGCGCGCCATGCCCGCGCGGATAA
- the tssG gene encoding type VI secretion system baseplate subunit TssG encodes MPSTKRRIDPGVAQQLLAAPQRFGFFQALRILESLFAKQGMKRGEVIARKVRFKNTLALGFPASEIEGAVAFASDGAVLDHETSIEQAVTAEQLDEVHITPAFSGLLGAQGALPLHYTERLAERETLHRDRAARAFLDLFTNRAVALHYDAWKKYRIPLQYELDREERFLPIVLSLVGLGQRALRDRMADGGAGEVFDQAIAHYAGGVGQHPTSAAALQRILRDYFEVPLRIEQFVGAWYSVPPEQRTRLGASNATLGSTALAGERVWQRDLRMRVWIGPLDRDRFDDFLPGGKAAQGLAKWLTLLTGSCFEYEVRLTLKAEHITGVRMSPDAGARLGWDSYVCSRAAQAPRSDTCYDVRTLQ; translated from the coding sequence ATGCCTTCCACGAAGCGGCGAATCGATCCTGGTGTAGCGCAACAGCTGCTCGCGGCGCCGCAGCGGTTTGGATTCTTCCAGGCGCTGCGCATCCTGGAGTCGCTGTTCGCCAAGCAGGGCATGAAGCGCGGCGAGGTGATCGCGCGCAAGGTGCGTTTCAAGAACACGCTGGCGCTGGGGTTTCCCGCCAGCGAGATCGAAGGCGCGGTGGCGTTCGCCAGCGACGGCGCCGTGCTCGATCACGAGACCTCGATCGAACAGGCGGTGACCGCGGAGCAGTTGGACGAAGTGCACATCACGCCGGCGTTCAGCGGCCTGCTCGGCGCGCAGGGCGCCTTGCCGCTGCACTACACCGAACGGCTGGCCGAGCGCGAGACGCTGCACCGCGACCGCGCCGCGCGTGCGTTCCTGGACTTGTTCACCAACCGAGCGGTCGCGCTGCACTACGACGCCTGGAAGAAGTACCGCATCCCGCTGCAGTACGAGTTGGATCGCGAAGAACGCTTCCTGCCCATCGTGCTATCGCTGGTCGGCCTGGGTCAGCGGGCGCTGCGCGACCGCATGGCCGACGGCGGCGCCGGCGAGGTGTTCGACCAGGCGATCGCCCACTACGCCGGCGGCGTCGGCCAGCACCCCACCTCCGCGGCCGCGCTGCAACGCATCCTGCGCGACTACTTCGAAGTACCGCTGCGCATCGAGCAATTCGTCGGCGCGTGGTACTCGGTGCCGCCGGAGCAACGCACCCGATTGGGCGCCAGCAACGCCACCCTGGGCTCGACCGCGCTGGCCGGCGAGCGCGTCTGGCAACGCGACCTGCGCATGCGGGTCTGGATCGGCCCGCTGGATCGCGACCGCTTCGACGACTTCCTGCCCGGCGGCAAGGCCGCGCAGGGTCTGGCGAAGTGGCTCACCCTGCTGACCGGCTCCTGCTTCGAGTACGAAGTCCGCCTGACGCTGAAAGCCGAGCACATCACCGGCGTGCGCATGAGCCCGGACGCGGGCGCCCGCCTGGGCTGGGACAGCTACGTCTGCTCCAGGGCCGCGCAGGCGCCGCGCTCGGACACCTGTTACGACGTACGTACCTTGCAGTAA
- a CDS encoding DotU family type IV/VI secretion system protein, whose protein sequence is MNYTPHSEPQPMPSLTPAMAASAPSSAPARSLLDLMSEGFYLLMLLKRGQLPGNEDAFVQAVQRFLESAERGAAKLNIPAEDVYASKYAFCAAVDEVILSQPSALRDTWELHPLQLRLFGEHLAGEHFFDRLEQLRAQGAARLPSLEVYHYCLLLGFEGKYRLEGTEKLGYLTARLGDEIAFLKGKRAGFAPHALPPDKIVHALRRVVPMWAPAVLLAVAGLFAFGMMNAMLGRNTEQRLSSYDNVVQMPARTAHLTITLP, encoded by the coding sequence ATGAACTACACCCCGCACTCCGAACCGCAGCCGATGCCCTCGTTGACGCCCGCCATGGCGGCGTCCGCGCCCTCCTCCGCGCCGGCGCGCAGCCTGCTGGACCTGATGTCGGAAGGCTTCTACCTGCTGATGCTGCTCAAGCGCGGGCAACTGCCCGGCAACGAGGACGCGTTCGTGCAGGCGGTGCAGCGCTTCCTGGAAAGCGCCGAGCGCGGCGCGGCCAAGCTGAACATTCCGGCCGAGGACGTGTACGCGTCCAAGTACGCGTTCTGCGCCGCCGTGGACGAGGTGATCCTGTCGCAGCCGTCGGCATTGCGCGACACCTGGGAGCTGCATCCGCTGCAGCTGCGCCTGTTCGGCGAACACCTGGCCGGCGAGCACTTCTTCGATCGCCTGGAGCAGCTGCGCGCGCAAGGCGCGGCGCGCTTGCCGTCGCTGGAGGTGTACCACTACTGCCTGCTGTTGGGTTTCGAGGGCAAGTACCGCCTGGAGGGCACGGAAAAACTCGGCTACCTCACCGCGCGCCTGGGCGACGAGATCGCGTTCCTGAAGGGCAAGCGCGCGGGCTTCGCGCCGCACGCGCTGCCGCCGGACAAGATCGTGCACGCGCTGCGTCGGGTGGTGCCGATGTGGGCGCCGGCGGTGCTGCTGGCGGTGGCGGGCTTGTTCGCGTTCGGGATGATGAACGCCATGCTGGGGCGCAACACCGAACAACGCCTGTCCTCGTACGACAACGTGGTGCAGATGCCGGCGCGCACGGCGCACCTGACCATCACCCTGCCCTAG
- a CDS encoding M15 family metallopeptidase produces MLWRYRRALLAAAILLALPPLTVLLMRRDSVQLDAFETGYTDTIDNAQIVELLNGERLAPPPALPPEVFVIAETERQQLGQVAAELIPDKIVSADRRWDAIDPAFQQRVLAIYAVMKQRGYEMALVEGYRSPARQAELSAAGKATRAKAGQSCHQYGLAVDSAILKAGKLQWNMNDPWVKDGYFLYGELAEQAGLTWGGNWRSIKDYVHVEAKTACRDARRRAGHG; encoded by the coding sequence ATGCTGTGGCGCTACCGCCGGGCGCTGCTGGCCGCGGCGATCCTGCTCGCGCTGCCGCCGTTGACGGTGTTGCTGATGCGTCGCGACAGCGTACAGCTGGACGCGTTCGAAACCGGTTACACCGACACCATCGACAACGCGCAGATCGTCGAGCTGTTGAACGGCGAGCGTTTGGCGCCGCCGCCGGCGCTGCCGCCGGAAGTCTTCGTGATCGCCGAGACTGAGCGACAACAACTGGGTCAGGTCGCGGCGGAGCTGATCCCCGACAAGATCGTCAGCGCCGACCGCCGTTGGGATGCGATCGATCCGGCGTTCCAACAACGCGTGCTGGCGATCTATGCGGTGATGAAACAGCGCGGTTATGAGATGGCGCTGGTCGAAGGCTACCGCAGCCCGGCACGGCAGGCCGAGTTGTCCGCCGCCGGCAAGGCCACCCGCGCCAAGGCGGGACAAAGCTGCCATCAGTACGGCCTGGCCGTCGACAGCGCGATCCTGAAGGCCGGCAAGCTGCAGTGGAACATGAACGATCCTTGGGTGAAGGACGGCTACTTCCTCTACGGCGAACTGGCCGAACAAGCGGGCCTGACCTGGGGCGGCAACTGGCGCTCCATCAAGGACTACGTCCACGTCGAAGCCAAGACCGCCTGTCGCGATGCGCGCAGACGGGCGGGACACGGCTGA